A portion of the Ralstonia nicotianae genome contains these proteins:
- a CDS encoding NAD-dependent succinate-semialdehyde dehydrogenase, translating to MALTFDQLRHTGLIRTDNLIDGRWSAGADGARYAVTDPATGSIIAQVADSSAADARAATDAAARALPAWRDTLPAERAAILRRWHAAIVANADALGRLISLEQGKPFAEGRGEVMYGASYVAWFADEATRIYGDLIPQQQRGKRMSAIKEPIGIVAAITPWNFPLAMIARKIAPALAAGCTVVAKPAEDTPLTALALAQLAQEAGLPPGVLNMIAASRERGVAAVADWLQDGRVRKITFTGSTPVGKHLARESAGTLKKLSLELGGNAPFIVFDDADLDAAIAGLLSAKFRNGGQTCVCPNRVYVQAGVYDRFAAMLAARVSALKVAPATDPDAQIGPMINARAVDKIERHVQDAVAHGARVLAGGKRLPEVGTHFYAPTVLADAHPGMALCGEETFGPVVPLFRFTDEAEAVRAANDTPFGLAAYFYSQDVRRIDRVAHALEAGIVGINEGALASEAAPFGGVKESGYGREGSKYGLDDYLSIKYLCQGGLA from the coding sequence ATGGCCCTCACATTCGACCAGCTCCGCCACACCGGGCTGATCCGCACCGACAACCTGATCGACGGCCGCTGGAGCGCCGGCGCCGACGGCGCGCGCTACGCCGTCACCGACCCGGCCACCGGCAGCATCATCGCCCAGGTGGCCGACAGCAGCGCCGCCGATGCGCGCGCCGCCACCGATGCCGCCGCGCGTGCCCTCCCGGCGTGGCGCGACACGCTGCCGGCCGAGCGCGCCGCCATCCTGCGCCGCTGGCATGCGGCCATCGTCGCCAACGCCGATGCGCTGGGGCGGCTGATCTCGCTGGAGCAGGGCAAGCCCTTTGCCGAGGGGCGCGGCGAGGTGATGTACGGTGCATCCTATGTGGCCTGGTTCGCCGACGAAGCCACGCGCATCTACGGCGACCTCATCCCGCAGCAGCAGCGCGGCAAGCGCATGAGCGCGATCAAGGAGCCGATCGGCATCGTTGCCGCCATCACGCCGTGGAATTTCCCGCTGGCGATGATCGCGCGCAAGATCGCGCCTGCGCTGGCGGCGGGCTGCACGGTGGTCGCCAAGCCGGCGGAGGACACGCCGCTGACCGCGCTGGCGCTGGCCCAGCTCGCGCAGGAGGCGGGCCTGCCTCCGGGCGTGCTGAACATGATCGCCGCCTCGCGCGAGCGCGGCGTGGCGGCGGTGGCGGATTGGCTGCAGGACGGCAGGGTGCGCAAGATCACTTTCACCGGCTCCACGCCGGTCGGCAAGCACCTCGCGCGCGAATCGGCGGGCACGCTCAAGAAGCTGTCGCTGGAGCTGGGTGGCAACGCGCCGTTCATCGTGTTCGACGATGCCGACCTCGATGCGGCCATCGCGGGGCTGCTGTCCGCCAAGTTCCGCAACGGCGGCCAGACCTGCGTGTGCCCGAATCGCGTCTACGTGCAGGCCGGCGTGTATGACCGCTTCGCCGCCATGCTGGCCGCACGGGTTTCGGCGCTGAAAGTCGCGCCCGCCACCGACCCCGACGCGCAGATCGGCCCGATGATCAACGCCCGCGCCGTCGACAAGATCGAGCGCCACGTGCAGGACGCCGTCGCACACGGCGCCCGCGTGCTGGCCGGCGGCAAGCGGTTGCCGGAAGTTGGCACGCACTTCTACGCGCCGACCGTGCTGGCGGACGCCCACCCCGGCATGGCGCTGTGCGGCGAGGAGACCTTCGGCCCGGTGGTGCCGCTGTTCCGCTTCACCGACGAGGCCGAAGCGGTGCGGGCCGCCAACGACACGCCGTTCGGCCTGGCCGCGTATTTCTATTCGCAGGATGTGCGCCGCATCGACCGTGTCGCGCACGCGCTGGAGGCGGGCATCGTCGGCATCAACGAAGGCGCGCTCGCCAGCGAGGCTGCGCCGTTCGGCGGCGTGAAGGAATCGGGCTACGGCCGCGAGGGCTCCAAGTACGGGCTCGACGACTATCTGTCGATCAAATATCTGTGCCAGGGCGGGTTGGCCTGA
- a CDS encoding tartrate dehydrogenase: MTRKTYRIAVIPGDGIGREVMPEGLRVLDAAARRFGIDLEYQHIEWASCDYYLQHGRMMPDDWKAQLQGADAILFGAVGWPATVPDHISLWGSLLKFRREFDQYINLRPVRLFEGVPCPLANRKPGDIDYYVVRENTEGEYTSLGGIMYEGTDREVVIQESVYSRKGAERLLKFAFDLARSRARKHVTLATKSNGIAISMPWWDARADEVAEHYPEVTLDKQHIDILTARFVLQPGRFDVVAATNLFGDILSDLGPATTGTIGLAPSANLNPDRTFPSLFEPVHGSAPDIYGKNIANPIAMIWSAALMLDFLTEGQGAGRAAHDAIVAAIEAVLKGGPRTPDLGGSANTTQVGEAIASHLA; encoded by the coding sequence ATGACCCGCAAGACGTACCGGATCGCCGTGATCCCCGGCGATGGCATCGGCCGCGAAGTGATGCCCGAAGGCCTGCGCGTGCTCGATGCCGCCGCGCGCCGTTTCGGCATCGATCTCGAATACCAGCACATCGAATGGGCCAGCTGCGACTACTACCTGCAGCACGGCCGGATGATGCCCGACGACTGGAAGGCGCAGCTGCAGGGCGCGGACGCCATCCTCTTTGGCGCGGTCGGCTGGCCCGCGACCGTGCCCGACCACATCTCGCTGTGGGGTTCGCTGCTGAAGTTCCGCCGCGAGTTCGACCAGTACATCAACCTGCGCCCGGTGCGCCTGTTCGAGGGCGTGCCGTGCCCGCTCGCCAACCGCAAGCCCGGCGACATCGACTACTACGTGGTGCGCGAGAACACCGAGGGCGAGTACACCTCGCTCGGCGGCATCATGTACGAAGGCACCGACCGCGAGGTGGTGATCCAGGAATCCGTGTATTCGCGCAAGGGTGCGGAACGCCTGCTGAAGTTCGCCTTCGACCTCGCGCGCAGCCGTGCGCGCAAGCACGTGACGCTGGCCACCAAGAGCAACGGCATCGCCATCAGCATGCCCTGGTGGGACGCGCGCGCCGACGAGGTGGCCGAGCACTACCCCGAGGTGACGCTGGACAAGCAGCACATCGACATCCTCACCGCGCGCTTCGTGCTGCAGCCCGGGCGCTTCGACGTGGTGGCCGCGACCAACCTGTTCGGCGACATCCTCTCGGACCTGGGCCCCGCGACCACCGGCACCATCGGCCTCGCGCCCTCGGCCAACCTGAATCCGGACCGCACGTTCCCCTCGCTGTTCGAGCCGGTGCACGGCTCGGCCCCGGACATCTACGGCAAGAACATCGCCAACCCGATCGCCATGATCTGGTCGGCGGCGCTGATGCTGGATTTCCTCACCGAGGGGCAGGGCGCGGGCCGCGCGGCGCACGACGCCATCGTCGCGGCCATCGAGGCCGTGCTCAAGGGCGGGCCGCGCACGCCTGACCTGGGCGGCTCGGCCAACACCACGCAGGTGGGCGAGGCGATCGCCTCGCACCTGGCCTGA
- the hpaI gene encoding 4-hydroxy-2-oxoheptanedioate aldolase, with product MDEAMQTPAPNRFKTSLAAGQRQIGFWLAMSDPYLAEVSATAGFDWLLIDSEHAPNDLRSILAQLQAVAPYRAEPIVRPVNGDPALIKRLLDIGARTLLVPMVDTPEQARELVRAVRYPPYGIRGVGSAVGRASRWSARTDYLHIADDEACLLVQAETVTALENLEAICAVEGVDGVFIGPADLAASMGHRGNAGHPDVQRAIDAAIRTIIASGKAAGTLTSDPALARHYLDLGCTFVATGIDILLFANGARKLAREFLAPQPA from the coding sequence ATGGACGAAGCAATGCAGACGCCCGCGCCTAACCGCTTCAAGACGTCGCTGGCCGCCGGGCAGCGCCAGATCGGCTTCTGGCTGGCGATGAGCGACCCCTACCTGGCCGAGGTGAGCGCCACCGCCGGCTTCGACTGGCTGCTGATCGACAGCGAGCACGCGCCCAACGACCTGCGCAGCATCCTCGCGCAGCTGCAGGCCGTGGCCCCGTACCGCGCCGAGCCCATCGTGCGCCCGGTCAACGGCGACCCGGCCCTCATCAAGCGCCTGCTCGACATCGGCGCGCGCACGCTGCTGGTGCCGATGGTCGATACGCCGGAGCAGGCCCGCGAGCTGGTGCGCGCGGTACGCTATCCGCCGTACGGCATCCGTGGCGTGGGCAGCGCGGTGGGCCGCGCCTCGCGCTGGAGCGCCCGCACCGACTACCTGCACATTGCCGACGACGAAGCCTGCCTGCTGGTGCAGGCCGAGACCGTGACGGCGCTGGAGAACCTCGAGGCGATCTGCGCGGTGGAGGGCGTGGATGGCGTGTTCATCGGTCCGGCCGATCTGGCGGCGTCGATGGGCCATCGCGGCAACGCGGGCCATCCCGACGTGCAGCGCGCCATCGACGCGGCGATCCGCACGATCATCGCGTCGGGCAAGGCGGCGGGCACGCTCACCTCCGATCCGGCGCTGGCGCGCCACTACCTGGACCTGGGCTGCACCTTCGTCGCCACCGGCATCGACATCCTGCTGTTCGCCAACGGCGCCCGCAAGCTGGCGCGCGAGTTCCTGGCGCCGCAGCCGGCATAA
- a CDS encoding MFS transporter, giving the protein MQDTPQRGQRSKVRWLVAGLMWAAIAINYIDRTVLSAAAPHIQKEFHLSAVEMGIVMSAFFWSYALLQLPAGILADRFGQKKVLGFAVLWWSLATAVTGLATGFKSLVGLRVALGVGEAGAYPSNAGITSRWFPKQERATVAAIFDSGSKLGSAIALPLIAWLLVTFDWKITFTVAGSLGIVWCVVWALVFRDSPAEHEGVNAAELAHIQKGLPPARGADAPAMPWTKLLTHRNVWAMCIGFFMINYNSYFFITWLPTYLVKERGMGLMEMGFMASLPLFVSMFVEVFAGWASDRVYASGKLSLTATRKLFLVIGLVMASSIGLAAFAQSAVVAVILLCIAKSGTTVAASQVWALPADVAPGNTVSMVAGLQNSVSNMGGVVGPIVTGAIVGATGSFIPALVFSAALIGLAILNYLFLLGKVEPIAFEPNTTTLNPNSHGRSNADARA; this is encoded by the coding sequence ATGCAGGACACCCCACAACGCGGACAGCGCTCCAAGGTGCGCTGGCTCGTCGCCGGCCTCATGTGGGCGGCGATCGCCATCAACTACATCGACCGCACCGTGCTGTCGGCCGCCGCGCCGCACATCCAGAAGGAGTTCCACCTGAGCGCGGTGGAGATGGGCATCGTGATGTCGGCGTTCTTCTGGTCGTACGCGCTGCTGCAGCTGCCGGCGGGCATCCTGGCCGACCGCTTCGGACAGAAGAAGGTGCTGGGCTTCGCGGTGCTGTGGTGGTCGCTGGCGACGGCGGTGACGGGGCTGGCCACCGGCTTCAAGTCGCTGGTGGGCCTGCGCGTGGCGCTGGGCGTGGGCGAGGCGGGGGCGTATCCCAGCAATGCCGGCATCACGTCGCGCTGGTTCCCCAAGCAGGAGCGCGCCACCGTGGCGGCCATCTTCGACAGCGGTTCCAAGCTCGGCAGCGCGATCGCCCTGCCGCTGATCGCATGGCTGCTGGTGACGTTCGACTGGAAGATCACCTTTACCGTGGCCGGCTCGCTCGGCATCGTCTGGTGCGTGGTGTGGGCGCTGGTGTTCAGGGATTCTCCGGCCGAGCACGAGGGCGTGAACGCGGCCGAGCTCGCGCACATCCAGAAGGGCCTGCCGCCCGCGCGCGGCGCCGATGCGCCGGCCATGCCCTGGACCAAGCTGCTGACGCACCGCAACGTCTGGGCGATGTGCATCGGCTTCTTCATGATCAACTACAACTCGTATTTCTTCATCACCTGGCTGCCGACGTATCTCGTCAAGGAGCGCGGCATGGGGCTGATGGAGATGGGCTTCATGGCTTCGCTGCCGCTGTTCGTGTCGATGTTCGTGGAGGTGTTCGCGGGCTGGGCGTCGGACCGCGTGTATGCGTCGGGCAAGCTGTCGCTGACCGCCACGCGCAAGCTGTTCCTGGTGATCGGCCTGGTGATGGCGTCGAGCATCGGGCTGGCGGCGTTCGCGCAGTCGGCGGTGGTGGCGGTGATCCTGCTGTGCATCGCCAAGTCGGGCACCACGGTGGCGGCCTCGCAGGTGTGGGCGCTGCCGGCGGACGTGGCGCCGGGCAACACGGTGTCGATGGTGGCCGGGCTGCAGAACAGCGTCTCGAACATGGGCGGCGTGGTCGGCCCGATCGTCACCGGTGCCATCGTCGGCGCCACCGGCTCGTTCATTCCGGCGCTGGTGTTCTCCGCCGCGCTGATCGGCCTGGCCATCCTCAACTACCTCTTCCTGCTCGGCAAGGTCGAACCCATCGCCTTCGAGCCCAACACCACAACCCTGAATCCGAATTCGCATGGACGAAGCAATGCAGACGCCCGCGCCTAA
- a CDS encoding UxaA family hydrolase gives MLQATQADRVTDNGPLIRLNPADNVLIARAALSLGQPLSLGGATVRLRAQVPAGHKIAACRIARGEAIRKYDTVIGRAARDIEPGEHVHTHNVELIDFERDPGFCQDVRPVDYLPEAQRATFQGIVRPDGRVATRNFIGILASVNCSSSVIKNIAAWFTPQRLAPFPNVDGVVAFAQTSGCGMSSPSEHFDVLRRTLAGYARHPNLAGVLIVGLGCERNQVADLMASQGLETGKLMHTLVMQETGGTRATIEAGIDAIRKMLPQANDVARQPVSASHLKIGLECGGSDGFSGITANPALGAAMDLLVRHGGTAILSETPEIHGVEYMLTRRAVSPEVGQKLLDRLAWWERYTHGHNGQFNGVVGPGNQQGGLANIFEKSLGSAMKGGTTPLQAVYEYAEPIDRAGFVFMDSPGYDPVAVTGQIASGANLICFTTGRGSMFGSKPAPTLKLASNTPMFTRLEEDMDINCGRILDGERSVEAMGQDIFEHILRAASGERTKSELLGLGDHEFVPWHMGIVS, from the coding sequence ATGCTGCAGGCAACCCAGGCCGATCGCGTGACCGACAACGGCCCGCTGATCCGGCTGAACCCGGCCGACAACGTGCTGATCGCCCGCGCGGCACTGTCGCTCGGGCAGCCGCTGTCGCTGGGCGGCGCGACGGTGCGGCTGCGGGCCCAGGTGCCGGCCGGCCACAAGATCGCCGCCTGCCGCATCGCGCGCGGCGAGGCGATCCGCAAGTACGACACCGTCATCGGCCGCGCCGCGCGCGACATCGAGCCGGGCGAGCACGTGCACACGCACAACGTCGAGCTGATCGATTTCGAGCGCGACCCCGGCTTCTGCCAGGATGTGCGCCCCGTCGACTACCTGCCCGAGGCGCAGCGCGCCACCTTCCAGGGCATCGTGCGGCCGGACGGGCGCGTGGCCACGCGCAACTTCATCGGCATCCTGGCCTCGGTCAACTGCTCGTCCAGCGTCATCAAGAACATCGCCGCGTGGTTCACGCCGCAGCGGCTGGCGCCGTTTCCCAACGTGGACGGCGTGGTCGCCTTCGCGCAGACGAGCGGCTGCGGCATGTCTTCGCCGTCGGAGCATTTCGATGTGCTGCGCCGCACGCTGGCCGGCTATGCGCGGCACCCGAACCTGGCCGGCGTGCTGATCGTCGGCCTGGGCTGCGAGCGCAACCAGGTGGCCGATCTGATGGCCTCGCAGGGCCTGGAGACCGGCAAGCTGATGCACACGCTGGTGATGCAGGAGACCGGCGGCACGCGTGCCACCATCGAGGCGGGCATCGATGCCATCCGGAAGATGCTGCCGCAGGCGAACGACGTGGCGCGCCAGCCGGTGAGCGCCAGCCACCTGAAGATCGGCCTGGAGTGCGGCGGCTCGGACGGCTTCTCGGGCATCACCGCCAACCCGGCGCTGGGCGCGGCGATGGACCTGCTGGTGCGCCACGGCGGCACGGCCATCCTGTCGGAGACGCCCGAGATCCATGGCGTGGAATACATGCTGACGCGCCGCGCGGTGTCGCCCGAGGTCGGCCAGAAGCTGCTCGACCGCCTGGCCTGGTGGGAGCGCTATACGCACGGCCACAACGGCCAGTTCAACGGCGTGGTGGGCCCGGGCAACCAGCAGGGCGGCCTGGCCAACATCTTCGAGAAGTCGCTCGGCTCGGCCATGAAGGGCGGCACCACGCCGCTGCAGGCCGTCTACGAATACGCCGAGCCGATCGACCGCGCCGGCTTCGTCTTCATGGATTCGCCGGGCTACGACCCGGTCGCCGTGACGGGCCAGATCGCCAGCGGCGCCAACCTGATCTGCTTCACCACCGGGCGCGGCTCGATGTTCGGCTCCAAGCCCGCGCCCACCCTCAAGCTCGCCAGCAACACGCCGATGTTCACGCGGCTGGAGGAGGACATGGACATCAACTGCGGCCGCATCCTCGACGGCGAGCGCTCGGTGGAAGCGATGGGGCAGGATATCTTCGAACACATCCTGCGCGCTGCCTCGGGCGAGCGCACCAAGAGCGAATTGCTCGGTCTGGGCGATCATGAATTCGTGCCCTGGCATATGGGCATCGTGAGCTGA
- a CDS encoding LacI family DNA-binding transcriptional regulator, giving the protein MTLSDLARLVGVTKVTVSRALNTPELVSADTLGRVREAVRQTGYTPDLVAGSLASNRSRLIVALIPTIAGSVFQETIAALTTKLAAAGYQLLIGQSGYDESREDALLDAIVGRRPAGIVLTGVAHSASVRQKLQAAGVPVVETWDITRTPLDMLVGFSHQKVGQAAARYLKQRGAQRPAVITPNDRRAQARAQAFVKAFGNSAGIPVIAAESPAGLGDGRRALGELLDRHPDIDAVFCGADILALGVLMEAGHRGLAVPAQLRVVGYGDQAFARDTTPALTTIRIDGTGIGKLAASLLIERIEHGDAARRTVDVGFTLVERDSA; this is encoded by the coding sequence ATCACATTGAGCGATCTCGCCAGGCTGGTCGGCGTGACCAAGGTCACGGTATCGCGGGCGCTGAACACGCCGGAGCTGGTTTCGGCCGACACGCTCGGGCGCGTGCGCGAAGCCGTGCGCCAGACCGGCTACACGCCCGACCTGGTGGCCGGCTCCCTGGCATCGAACCGCAGCCGGCTGATCGTCGCGCTGATCCCCACCATCGCGGGCAGCGTGTTCCAGGAGACCATCGCCGCGCTGACCACCAAGCTGGCGGCGGCGGGCTACCAGTTGCTGATCGGGCAGAGCGGCTATGACGAATCGCGCGAAGACGCGCTGCTCGACGCCATCGTCGGACGGCGCCCCGCGGGCATCGTGCTCACCGGCGTCGCGCACTCGGCCAGCGTGCGGCAGAAGCTGCAGGCCGCCGGCGTTCCGGTGGTGGAGACGTGGGACATCACGCGCACGCCGCTCGACATGCTGGTCGGCTTCTCGCACCAGAAGGTCGGGCAGGCGGCGGCCCGCTATCTGAAGCAGCGCGGCGCGCAACGCCCCGCCGTCATCACGCCGAACGACCGCCGCGCGCAGGCGCGCGCGCAGGCCTTCGTGAAGGCGTTCGGGAACAGCGCCGGCATCCCCGTGATCGCCGCGGAATCGCCCGCCGGGCTGGGCGACGGCCGGCGCGCGCTGGGCGAGCTGCTCGATCGGCATCCCGACATCGACGCCGTGTTCTGCGGCGCCGACATCCTCGCGCTGGGCGTGCTGATGGAAGCCGGCCACCGGGGCCTTGCCGTGCCGGCACAGCTGCGCGTGGTGGGCTACGGCGACCAGGCATTCGCCCGCGACACCACGCCCGCCCTCACCACCATCCGCATCGACGGCACGGGCATCGGCAAGCTGGCGGCCTCGCTGCTGATCGAGCGCATCGAGCACGGCGACGCGGCGCGCCGCACGGTCGACGTCGGCTTCACGCTGGTGGAGCGGGACAGCGCCTGA
- a CDS encoding IbrB-like domain-containing protein — translation MKPHDLLPRAEALFRELGDMPLPERVAALNALRRILHAHSPFRDEPTDCVQWVQGDLVHGNTYNPNAIAPPEMALLERSIRADGYTQPIVTHRAPLYFEVVDGFHRQRIGTESVAIRARLHGYLPIVAIRADRGGVDDRIAATIRHNRARGVHGVRPMTEVVIALLRAGWSDSDVAAELGMDSEEVFRFKQVSGLPELFRDRPYSMSWD, via the coding sequence ATGAAACCCCATGATCTGCTGCCGCGGGCGGAAGCCCTCTTCCGCGAACTCGGTGACATGCCGCTCCCGGAGAGGGTGGCGGCGCTCAACGCGCTGCGCCGGATCCTGCATGCGCACAGCCCGTTTCGCGATGAGCCGACCGACTGCGTGCAATGGGTGCAGGGGGACCTGGTGCATGGCAACACGTACAACCCGAACGCGATCGCGCCGCCGGAGATGGCGCTGCTGGAGCGCTCGATCCGGGCCGATGGCTACACGCAGCCGATCGTCACGCATCGCGCGCCGCTGTATTTCGAGGTGGTGGACGGCTTTCATCGCCAGCGCATCGGCACGGAGTCGGTGGCGATCCGCGCGCGGCTGCACGGCTACCTGCCGATCGTGGCGATCCGGGCCGATCGGGGCGGCGTCGACGATCGCATCGCGGCGACGATCCGGCACAACCGCGCGCGCGGCGTGCACGGCGTGCGCCCGATGACCGAGGTCGTGATCGCCCTGCTGCGCGCGGGGTGGAGCGATAGCGACGTCGCCGCGGAACTGGGGATGGACAGCGAAGAAGTCTTCCGCTTCAAGCAGGTCTCGGGCCTGCCGGAGCTTTTCCGGGATCGCCCCTACTCCATGTCATGGGATTGA
- a CDS encoding GNAT family N-acetyltransferase, with product MRIECNVLTLRSLDDEAAFFALLGRFFASPGVRRACGGYPLNDGPRYRWFVAQCRRDGRALAFISIEEQPGVVRIRQGYVRPEARGRGLFRELRGRVLAHIEQLQATAVARLPAAAAEHLQPYGFIVSGTRGRWVILEKAPHETP from the coding sequence ATGCGCATCGAATGCAATGTCCTGACGCTGCGGTCGCTCGACGATGAAGCCGCCTTCTTCGCGCTCCTGGGGCGGTTTTTCGCCAGCCCGGGTGTCCGGCGGGCGTGTGGGGGCTATCCCTTGAACGACGGCCCGCGCTATCGCTGGTTCGTGGCCCAGTGCCGGCGTGACGGGCGCGCGCTCGCCTTCATCAGCATCGAAGAACAACCGGGCGTCGTGCGCATCCGCCAAGGCTATGTGCGGCCCGAGGCGCGCGGGCGCGGGCTCTTCCGGGAACTGCGCGGGCGGGTCCTGGCACACATCGAGCAGCTGCAGGCGACGGCGGTCGCGCGCCTGCCCGCGGCGGCCGCCGAACATCTTCAACCCTACGGATTCATCGTCAGCGGCACGCGCGGCCGCTGGGTCATCCTGGAGAAAGCGCCGCATGAAACCCCATGA
- a CDS encoding phosphoadenosine phosphosulfate reductase: MKKNYCDTNVYEAAKARLRLVFTHFTQVCVAFSGGKDSSVTLHLALEVAKEVGHGPLHVLFLDLEGQYRATIDHVTEMLSRDDVRPWWVCLPINLRNASSALEPFWCAWEPGREADWIRPMPTHPAVISDPAYFPFYRFRMEFEAFVPAFNAWLSRDTPTAVLVGIRSDESLNRYLAVKRRAKLKKCAWTPPGTDRPIPWSARDHARSRAVTFFPIYDWRFEDLWRYVAERGLAYNRLYDQMYRAGVAHSQMRICQPYGDDQRRGLDLYHRIEPGTWFRVVRRVSGANFAARYSRQKLLGYRGGLGLPPTFSSWRQYSEFLLRSLPVPLQRVYGRRIDRFIAWWGERGYPLARWPDAGLPALENRKKQPSWRRIALSLLKQDMARSLSFGCARGDTDVLTAMASRAEAICASNAMS, translated from the coding sequence ATGAAAAAGAACTACTGCGACACCAATGTCTATGAAGCGGCGAAGGCGCGGCTCCGGCTGGTATTTACGCATTTCACGCAGGTCTGCGTTGCGTTCAGCGGCGGCAAGGACAGTTCGGTCACGCTGCACCTGGCGCTAGAGGTGGCGAAGGAGGTGGGGCACGGGCCGTTGCACGTGCTCTTTCTGGACCTGGAGGGGCAATACCGCGCCACCATCGATCACGTCACGGAGATGCTCAGCCGCGACGACGTGCGCCCATGGTGGGTGTGCCTGCCGATCAACCTGCGCAATGCGTCCAGCGCGCTGGAGCCTTTCTGGTGCGCGTGGGAGCCGGGCCGCGAGGCAGACTGGATCCGCCCGATGCCGACGCATCCGGCGGTGATCAGCGACCCGGCGTACTTTCCCTTCTACCGCTTCCGGATGGAGTTCGAAGCGTTCGTCCCCGCCTTCAATGCGTGGCTGTCGCGCGATACGCCGACCGCCGTCCTGGTCGGCATCCGCTCGGACGAATCGCTCAACCGCTATCTCGCCGTGAAGCGCCGCGCCAAGCTCAAGAAGTGCGCCTGGACGCCGCCGGGCACCGACCGGCCGATTCCCTGGAGCGCGCGCGATCATGCGCGCAGCCGTGCGGTGACCTTCTTCCCGATCTACGACTGGCGCTTCGAAGACCTGTGGCGCTACGTGGCCGAGCGCGGCCTTGCCTACAACCGCCTTTACGACCAGATGTACCGGGCCGGCGTCGCCCACTCGCAGATGCGCATCTGCCAGCCCTACGGCGATGATCAGCGCAGGGGCCTCGATCTCTACCACCGCATCGAGCCGGGCACGTGGTTCCGCGTGGTCCGGCGCGTGTCGGGCGCCAACTTCGCGGCCCGCTATTCGCGGCAGAAGCTGCTGGGGTATCGCGGTGGCCTGGGCCTGCCGCCGACCTTCAGCTCGTGGCGGCAGTACAGCGAGTTCCTGCTGCGCAGCCTGCCGGTGCCGCTGCAGCGGGTCTACGGCCGGCGCATCGATCGGTTCATCGCGTGGTGGGGCGAGCGCGGCTACCCGCTGGCGCGCTGGCCCGACGCAGGCCTGCCCGCGCTGGAAAACCGCAAGAAGCAGCCTTCGTGGCGGCGCATTGCCCTGTCGCTTCTGAAGCAGGATATGGCGCGCTCCCTGTCGTTCGGCTGTGCCCGAGGGGATACCGATGTGCTGACGGCGATGGCATCACGGGCGGAGGCGATATGCGCATCGAATGCAATGTCCTGA